The following proteins are encoded in a genomic region of Arcobacter cloacae:
- a CDS encoding alpha/beta fold hydrolase yields the protein MIDKNDLLINTNGYVLSLLQKILDANIEVIGVENIPKHNPKMFVANHFTRTEAMLVPYTLYNLTNKKVGVIADDSLFKTFFGNFLENLGALKKSAENRNEHIIGDLITSCKDWMIFPEGIMVKAKDISKIDKNFCVKIDGTCQRVYTGAAVFALTSQIFRQKYFDNTLEDYEDFSKKYFINKCSDINGHETMLVPINISYSRLRNGKNFLVDMASKLFDEMGKNFKEELEIESNIILNSKITIRILEPISTKKLLENFYEKNLSNEKIINNLRYEVTHNFMNKIYESLSINFDHIFVLILFLYPKKEIEIEYFKRLIYITIFKIKEKNIFCDEDINKNLIYLISYEKYKIFDEILQIAINDNILTTDEINCHKYKINKENLLNSFTHHTIRLKNILRVILNEVLIQEEVVNIVKNLISNNEELNNKILLEILKYEEDIEFENSYKKFEKHKEIKEKEIGKHKYFENKNSNSCVIAIHGFSSAPKEMEKLAVFLSKNGFNVQTPRLDGHGTVCEDLKDKVWQDWYKSVSRSIIIASLQYKKVFIIGFSTGGLLALLSTKKQYKEFVSLICINAALHLNDMRIKTLLPAITFWNDVVKYFSEEKYTKEYVDNFPENPQINYHKHYIDSIEQLSLLMSKTKKILPKIKKPILIIQSKDDPVVNPSSAHEIFEKISSRHKTLKIIESKKHVIVTEDNEELFYSILDFIKSEQ from the coding sequence ATGATAGATAAAAATGATTTGCTTATAAACACAAATGGTTATGTTTTAAGTCTACTTCAAAAAATTTTAGATGCAAATATTGAAGTAATTGGAGTTGAAAATATTCCAAAACATAATCCCAAAATGTTTGTTGCAAATCATTTTACAAGAACAGAAGCAATGCTTGTACCTTATACTTTATACAATCTTACAAATAAAAAAGTGGGAGTTATTGCCGATGATTCTTTATTTAAAACTTTTTTTGGAAATTTCTTAGAAAATCTAGGAGCTTTAAAAAAAAGTGCAGAAAATAGAAATGAACATATTATTGGGGATTTAATAACTTCTTGTAAAGATTGGATGATTTTTCCAGAAGGAATAATGGTAAAAGCAAAAGATATTTCAAAAATTGATAAAAACTTTTGTGTAAAAATAGATGGAACTTGCCAAAGAGTCTATACAGGAGCTGCTGTTTTTGCCCTGACTTCTCAAATTTTTAGACAAAAATATTTTGATAATACTTTAGAAGATTATGAAGATTTTAGTAAAAAATATTTCATAAACAAATGTAGCGATATAAACGGTCATGAAACGATGCTTGTACCTATAAATATCTCATATTCACGCCTTAGAAATGGAAAAAACTTTTTAGTTGATATGGCTAGTAAACTCTTTGATGAAATGGGAAAAAATTTTAAAGAGGAGTTAGAAATAGAGAGTAATATTATTTTGAACTCTAAAATAACTATTAGAATTTTAGAACCTATTTCTACAAAAAAACTTTTAGAAAATTTCTATGAAAAAAATCTATCAAATGAAAAAATCATAAACAACCTTCGATATGAAGTTACTCATAACTTTATGAATAAAATCTATGAATCATTGAGTATAAACTTTGATCATATTTTTGTTTTAATTCTATTTTTATATCCAAAAAAAGAGATAGAAATAGAGTATTTTAAAAGATTGATTTATATTACTATTTTTAAAATAAAAGAGAAAAATATCTTTTGTGATGAAGATATAAACAAAAATCTAATCTATTTAATTTCCTATGAAAAATATAAAATCTTTGATGAAATACTTCAAATTGCTATAAATGATAATATTTTAACAACAGATGAAATAAACTGCCATAAGTACAAAATAAATAAAGAAAATCTTTTAAATAGTTTTACTCATCACACAATCAGATTAAAAAACATATTAAGAGTGATTTTAAATGAAGTTTTAATACAAGAAGAAGTTGTAAATATAGTAAAAAATCTAATTTCAAATAATGAAGAGTTAAATAATAAAATTTTACTAGAAATTTTAAAATATGAAGAGGATATAGAGTTTGAAAATAGTTATAAAAAATTTGAAAAACATAAAGAAATAAAAGAAAAAGAGATAGGAAAACATAAATATTTTGAAAATAAAAACTCTAATAGTTGTGTTATTGCTATTCATGGTTTCTCCTCTGCGCCAAAAGAGATGGAGAAACTAGCTGTATTTTTAAGTAAAAACGGTTTCAATGTTCAAACTCCAAGATTAGATGGACATGGAACTGTATGCGAAGATTTAAAAGATAAAGTTTGGCAAGATTGGTATAAATCAGTTTCAAGATCAATAATAATCGCTTCATTACAATATAAAAAAGTTTTTATTATTGGCTTTTCAACAGGAGGATTATTAGCACTTTTAAGTACAAAAAAACAGTATAAAGAGTTTGTAAGTTTGATTTGCATAAACGCAGCACTTCATCTAAATGATATGAGAATAAAAACCTTACTTCCTGCTATTACCTTTTGGAATGATGTGGTTAAATATTTTTCTGAAGAGAAATATACAAAAGAGTATGTTGATAATTTTCCAGAAAATCCTCAAATAAACTATCATAAGCATTATATCGATTCTATTGAACAACTAAGTTTATTGATGAGTAAAACAAAAAAAATTCTTCCAAAAATAAAAAAACCAATACTAATAATACAATCAAAAGATGACCCTGTTGTAAATCCAAGTTCTGCCCATGAGATTTTTGAAAAAATTAGTTCAAGACATAAAACACTAAAAATTATAGAATCAAAAAAACATGTAATAGTAACAGAAGATAATGAAGAGTTGTTTTATTCAATTTTAGATTTTATAAAATCAGAACAATAA
- a CDS encoding M48 family metallopeptidase has product MKLLRTLFFVSLTLIIIAGCTHKTPYTNRSQMIFLSQKEELALGEKSYKQTLSESKVVVGTKDANRVRNIGSKIAKVANRSDFNWEFNLVQNDEMNAFCLPGGKVVVYTGILKAAHNDDQLATVISHEIAHALARHGAERMSASMVQQGLQVVGNIAIGATAPQYQNLFNQTYGIGSQVGVMLPYGRMQETEADEIGIYLMYKAGYNVNEALKFWENMSEGKKEGSDFFSTHPSSTNRINDIQKVIVKLPKS; this is encoded by the coding sequence ATGAAACTTTTAAGAACTCTGTTTTTTGTTAGTTTAACATTGATTATTATTGCTGGTTGTACACATAAAACACCTTATACAAATAGATCTCAAATGATTTTTCTATCGCAAAAAGAAGAATTAGCACTAGGTGAAAAATCATATAAACAAACTTTATCTGAATCAAAAGTTGTTGTTGGAACAAAAGATGCCAATAGAGTTAGAAATATTGGTTCAAAAATAGCAAAAGTTGCTAATAGAAGTGATTTTAACTGGGAATTCAATCTTGTTCAAAATGATGAAATGAATGCTTTTTGTTTACCTGGAGGGAAAGTTGTAGTTTATACAGGAATTTTAAAAGCAGCACATAATGATGACCAATTAGCTACTGTAATTTCTCACGAAATTGCCCATGCTCTTGCACGTCATGGAGCTGAAAGAATGAGTGCATCAATGGTACAGCAAGGTTTACAAGTTGTAGGGAATATAGCTATAGGAGCAACAGCCCCTCAATATCAAAATCTTTTTAATCAAACATATGGAATTGGTTCACAAGTAGGAGTTATGCTTCCATATGGAAGAATGCAAGAGACAGAAGCTGATGAAATAGGTATTTATTTGATGTACAAAGCTGGATACAATGTAAATGAAGCATTAAAATTTTGGGAAAATATGAGTGAAGGTAAAAAAGAAGGAAGTGATTTTTTCTCAACTCATCCAAGCTCAACTAATAGAATAAATGATATCCAAAAAGTTATTGTAAAACTACCAAAATCTTAA
- a CDS encoding acyl-CoA dehydrogenase, whose protein sequence is MEALVLLLIVLGFGFFSFPLYSYFIAVGVYSIIFFDVGALFWTIFALLAIVLLLPSFRIKLISSKLVNFINKNGLLPKISQTEQAALQAGTNWVEADFFKAEVNFKAINAQKVTTLTQEEQSFLDNEVNELCNMTSDWEIFQNRDLSPEVWQFIKEKKFFGMIIPKEYEGLGFSATAHSKVIEKLVSRSQVLAITIMVPNSLGPAELILKHGTLNQKEKYLKDLANGKLVPCFGLTEPNAGSDATSITSNGVIFKDANDELKIRLNFEKRYITLGNVATLIGLAFVLKDPEHLLGDKEDLGITFAVFDSKLEGIDNSKRHDPLGIPFVNSPLYGKDVIIDMENIIGETSGIGKGWQMLVESLSIGRGISLPSVSLGGSKLALNVVASYSQLREQFGLSINHFEGVEEKIAKIAAFTYMLNASRNYTLDAIDDGVKPGVINSIMKYHATEKFRTVINDSMDVLGGSAIIRGENNLLAHAYFALPISITVEGANILTRNLMQFGQGLIKSHPYIYKQIEALNSNNVEAFDKVFFSHVGLVYSAFCKSLAYYLTRGQISCQKGNFQRYKQKLSWVSAEFTLLTNIALGILGPSLKKRENISARFGDILSNCYLITATLREFEINPNEKDELLVDYICNYCFNEIQIAREEIITNIGYLGYLLPIVKVNPFSIKANDKLNEKIVKNLSNQDYLQSLTSTLFISKDENDRLAKLQLAVKLNKECENSFKILKDAIKNGTIKKDSPENMTKELLEKNLLTKEEIEKMLEAHTLKQEVISVDSFDAKEYKALR, encoded by the coding sequence ATGGAAGCATTAGTTTTATTATTGATTGTTTTAGGTTTTGGATTTTTTTCCTTTCCACTTTACAGTTATTTTATAGCTGTAGGAGTTTATAGTATTATATTTTTTGATGTAGGAGCATTATTTTGGACTATTTTTGCTCTTTTAGCTATTGTTCTTTTATTGCCATCATTTAGAATAAAACTAATAAGTTCTAAACTTGTGAATTTTATAAATAAAAATGGTTTATTGCCAAAAATATCACAAACAGAACAAGCAGCACTTCAAGCTGGAACAAACTGGGTTGAAGCTGATTTTTTTAAAGCAGAAGTAAATTTTAAAGCTATAAATGCACAAAAAGTTACAACTTTAACACAAGAAGAACAAAGTTTTTTAGATAATGAAGTAAATGAACTTTGTAATATGACAAGCGATTGGGAAATTTTTCAAAATAGAGATTTAAGCCCAGAAGTTTGGCAATTTATAAAAGAGAAAAAATTCTTTGGAATGATTATTCCAAAAGAGTATGAAGGACTTGGATTTTCTGCAACTGCTCACTCTAAAGTAATAGAAAAATTAGTTTCAAGATCACAAGTTTTAGCTATTACTATTATGGTGCCAAATTCACTTGGACCTGCTGAGTTAATTCTAAAACACGGAACATTAAATCAAAAAGAGAAATATCTAAAAGATTTAGCAAATGGAAAACTTGTGCCTTGTTTTGGTTTAACAGAACCAAATGCTGGAAGTGATGCGACTTCTATTACTTCAAATGGTGTGATTTTTAAAGATGCAAATGATGAATTAAAAATCAGATTAAACTTTGAAAAAAGATATATAACTTTAGGAAATGTAGCAACTTTAATTGGTCTTGCTTTTGTTTTAAAAGACCCTGAACATTTACTTGGAGATAAAGAAGATTTAGGTATTACTTTTGCTGTTTTTGATTCAAAACTAGAAGGTATTGATAACTCAAAAAGACATGACCCACTTGGAATTCCTTTTGTAAACTCTCCACTTTATGGAAAAGATGTGATTATTGATATGGAAAATATCATAGGTGAAACTTCTGGTATTGGAAAAGGTTGGCAAATGCTTGTTGAATCTTTATCTATAGGACGTGGAATTTCGTTGCCAAGTGTTAGTCTTGGTGGAAGTAAATTAGCTTTAAATGTTGTAGCTTCATACTCTCAACTTAGAGAACAATTTGGACTTAGTATCAATCATTTTGAAGGGGTAGAAGAAAAAATTGCAAAAATTGCAGCCTTTACGTATATGTTAAATGCTTCAAGAAACTATACTTTAGATGCTATTGATGATGGGGTAAAACCAGGTGTTATAAACTCTATTATGAAATATCATGCAACTGAAAAATTCAGAACTGTTATAAATGACTCAATGGATGTTTTAGGAGGAAGTGCGATTATAAGAGGGGAAAACAACCTTTTAGCTCACGCTTATTTTGCCTTACCTATTTCAATAACAGTTGAAGGTGCAAATATTTTAACAAGAAATCTAATGCAATTTGGTCAAGGATTAATCAAATCTCATCCATATATTTATAAACAAATAGAGGCTTTAAATAGCAATAATGTAGAAGCCTTTGATAAAGTATTTTTTTCTCATGTAGGTTTGGTATATAGTGCATTTTGTAAGTCATTGGCATATTATCTTACAAGAGGACAAATCTCTTGTCAAAAAGGAAATTTCCAAAGATATAAACAAAAACTCTCTTGGGTTAGTGCTGAATTTACACTTTTGACAAATATTGCTTTAGGAATTTTAGGACCATCTTTGAAAAAAAGAGAAAATATAAGTGCTAGATTTGGAGATATTTTATCAAATTGTTATTTGATAACTGCAACTTTAAGGGAATTTGAGATTAATCCAAATGAAAAAGATGAACTATTAGTAGATTATATTTGTAACTACTGCTTCAATGAAATTCAAATTGCAAGGGAAGAAATCATCACAAATATTGGATATTTAGGATATTTACTTCCAATAGTTAAAGTAAATCCTTTTTCAATTAAAGCAAATGATAAACTAAATGAAAAAATAGTAAAAAATCTATCAAATCAAGACTATTTACAAAGTTTAACTTCAACTTTGTTTATCTCAAAAGATGAAAATGATAGATTAGCAAAACTACAACTTGCTGTTAAACTAAACAAAGAGTGTGAAAATTCATTTAAAATTTTAAAAGATGCAATTAAAAATGGAACTATCAAAAAAGATAGTCCAGAGAATATGACAAAAGAGCTTTTAGAAAAAAATCTTCTAACAAAAGAAGAGATAGAAAAAATGCTCGAAGCACATACTTTAAAACAAGAAGTAATAAGTGTAGATTCATTTGATGCAAAGGAATACAAGGCTTTAAGATGA
- a CDS encoding thiolase family protein has protein sequence MRERIAIIDGLRSPIAKANGKLADVNADILGSIIAKELVIRNNLNYEDFDEVIIGNVANPANSTNIARVMAIRAGFPNTTPAYTVHRNCASGMQSISSAIEKIHSNQGSLYLVGGVESMSNLPLLYSDELRKLITKFSYSKSTIEKLKILSTFRPSFLKPTVGLLAGLNDPISGKIMGLTAENLANEFKISRDAQDEYALKSHQKAQKAIEAGIFKDEIHPIMTKNASILDDDGVRFNQTLQSLNKLNPIFDRLSGTVTAGNSSQVSDGACCLIVCSESKARELNLEPLGFIKDYAYAGLDANRMGLGPIYATEKLFEKTGYSLKDIDLIEMNEAFAAQIIANLEAFKKSNLGEINEEILNVNGGAIALGHPVGMSGARIVLTALKELKRRNDKLALATLCIGGGQGASFLLEI, from the coding sequence ATGAGAGAAAGAATAGCCATAATTGATGGATTAAGAAGTCCAATAGCAAAAGCAAATGGTAAATTAGCTGATGTAAATGCTGATATTTTAGGAAGTATTATCGCAAAAGAGTTAGTTATTAGAAACAATCTAAATTATGAAGATTTTGATGAAGTTATTATTGGAAATGTTGCAAATCCTGCAAATTCAACCAATATAGCAAGAGTTATGGCAATTCGTGCTGGATTTCCTAATACTACTCCTGCTTATACAGTTCATAGAAATTGTGCTTCAGGAATGCAGTCAATTTCAAGTGCAATCGAAAAAATCCATTCAAATCAAGGAAGTTTATATCTTGTTGGTGGAGTTGAATCTATGAGTAATCTTCCTTTACTTTATAGTGATGAATTAAGAAAATTAATAACAAAATTCTCATACTCAAAATCAACTATTGAAAAATTAAAAATATTAAGTACCTTTAGACCAAGTTTTCTAAAACCAACAGTTGGTTTATTAGCTGGTTTAAACGACCCTATTTCTGGAAAAATCATGGGATTAACAGCTGAAAATTTAGCAAATGAGTTTAAAATAAGTAGAGATGCTCAAGATGAATATGCTTTAAAATCTCATCAAAAAGCCCAAAAAGCCATAGAAGCTGGGATTTTCAAAGATGAAATTCATCCTATTATGACTAAAAATGCTTCTATTTTAGATGATGATGGAGTAAGATTTAATCAAACCTTACAAAGTTTAAATAAACTAAATCCAATCTTTGATAGATTAAGTGGAACAGTAACTGCTGGAAATTCATCACAAGTATCAGATGGAGCTTGTTGTTTGATAGTTTGTAGTGAATCAAAGGCTCGTGAATTAAATCTTGAACCTCTAGGATTTATAAAAGATTATGCTTATGCTGGACTTGATGCAAATAGAATGGGATTAGGTCCTATTTATGCCACAGAAAAACTATTTGAAAAAACTGGTTATTCTTTAAAAGATATAGATTTAATAGAGATGAACGAAGCTTTTGCTGCACAAATAATAGCAAATTTAGAAGCCTTTAAAAAATCTAATTTAGGTGAAATAAATGAAGAGATTTTAAATGTAAATGGAGGAGCAATAGCCCTTGGACATCCAGTTGGAATGAGTGGAGCTAGAATTGTTTTAACAGCATTAAAAGAGTTAAAAAGAAGAAATGACAAATTAGCACTTGCAACACTATGTATTGGTGGTGGACAAGGTGCATCTTTTTTATTGGAGATATAA
- a CDS encoding 3-hydroxyacyl-CoA dehydrogenase NAD-binding domain-containing protein, translating to MSNINLEIKQNIATLTFDLKDEKINKLSFEILKEFDEKLNQIKEDSSIKALLIDSAKKDIFIAGADIKEIEKLKDEKEVYDSLMEVHEIFNKLENLEIPTIAYINGACMGGGLELALACKYRVCSTNQKTKIAFPEIKLGIFPGFAGTIRAPKVVGLVNALDLILSGKTIDAKKAYKIKLADMIFDDAQKEFMLDDFIKKAIYGTVKNRITFNPLNYAPLNEIVFKKALRNLESKVHKDFKAPYVALDVIKATLHKELEDAIKIEAKEFSKLAVTKESKNMIKLFFLFEKLNKNYEKSSNPISNAIVLGNGVMGKGIIYLFSKYLKDVRIKLRDLSQAHEILKDVAKIYDYSIKSRSMIKNQVDFKLNKISYTDKFIGFKNFDFIIEAIIEDEKTKKETYKELENVIGENTIIVTNTSSISIEKLSDEIKNKENFLGVHFFNPVNLMPLVEVIPTKHTSKQTINKVCEMLINSGKTPIIVGDCAGFIVNRILLPYLNEAAFILEQGSKIERIDSIIKDFGMPMGPFTLADTVGIDIGYKVANILNEAYKDRMPIASIIEKMYEKNLLGVKTKEGFYEYTGRDKYPNSHVTSMLENNGRIFEDEEIVQRCLYIMINEASRCLEENIVTEASVIDFAMITGTGFPAYKGGLLSYANEIGLKNILESLRKFEKDYGERFKPSNLLVRLVEEYEDFETGESLWKH from the coding sequence ATGAGTAATATAAATTTAGAAATCAAACAAAATATAGCAACATTAACTTTTGATTTAAAAGATGAAAAAATAAATAAATTATCATTTGAAATTTTGAAAGAGTTCGATGAAAAATTAAATCAAATAAAAGAAGACTCTTCAATAAAAGCCTTGTTAATAGATAGTGCAAAAAAAGATATTTTTATAGCAGGGGCTGATATTAAAGAGATTGAAAAACTAAAAGATGAAAAAGAAGTTTATGACTCTTTGATGGAAGTACATGAGATATTTAATAAACTTGAAAACTTAGAAATTCCAACAATAGCATATATAAATGGTGCTTGTATGGGAGGAGGACTTGAACTTGCCCTTGCTTGTAAATATAGAGTTTGTTCAACTAATCAAAAAACAAAAATAGCTTTTCCAGAGATTAAACTAGGAATTTTCCCTGGATTTGCAGGAACTATTAGAGCTCCAAAAGTAGTAGGTTTAGTAAATGCTTTAGACTTAATCCTAAGTGGAAAAACAATTGATGCAAAAAAAGCCTATAAAATAAAACTTGCTGATATGATTTTTGATGATGCACAAAAAGAGTTTATGCTTGATGATTTTATAAAAAAAGCTATTTATGGAACAGTAAAAAATAGAATCACTTTTAATCCTTTAAATTATGCCCCATTAAATGAAATTGTTTTCAAAAAAGCACTTAGAAATTTAGAATCAAAAGTACATAAAGATTTCAAAGCCCCTTATGTTGCCCTTGATGTTATAAAAGCAACTTTACATAAAGAGTTAGAAGATGCAATAAAAATTGAAGCAAAAGAGTTTTCAAAATTGGCCGTTACAAAAGAGTCAAAAAATATGATAAAACTCTTTTTCTTATTTGAAAAATTAAACAAAAATTATGAAAAGAGTTCAAATCCTATCTCAAATGCTATTGTTTTAGGAAATGGAGTTATGGGAAAAGGAATTATTTATCTATTCTCTAAATATTTAAAAGATGTAAGAATCAAACTAAGAGATTTAAGCCAAGCCCATGAAATTTTAAAAGATGTAGCAAAAATTTATGATTACTCGATAAAATCAAGAAGTATGATAAAAAATCAAGTTGATTTTAAACTAAATAAAATCTCTTATACAGATAAATTTATAGGTTTTAAAAATTTTGATTTTATTATTGAAGCGATAATCGAAGATGAAAAAACAAAAAAAGAGACTTATAAAGAACTTGAAAATGTTATAGGTGAAAATACAATAATTGTCACAAATACTTCATCAATTTCTATAGAAAAATTATCAGATGAAATAAAAAATAAAGAAAACTTCTTAGGAGTTCACTTTTTTAATCCTGTAAATTTAATGCCACTTGTTGAAGTAATACCAACAAAACATACTTCAAAACAAACTATAAATAAAGTTTGTGAAATGCTTATAAATTCTGGGAAAACTCCTATTATAGTAGGTGATTGTGCAGGTTTTATAGTAAATAGAATCTTACTTCCATATTTAAATGAAGCAGCTTTCATACTAGAACAAGGCTCAAAAATTGAAAGAATTGATTCAATTATAAAAGATTTTGGAATGCCAATGGGTCCATTTACACTTGCTGATACTGTTGGAATTGATATAGGATATAAAGTTGCTAATATTTTAAATGAAGCCTATAAAGATAGAATGCCAATAGCTTCAATCATAGAAAAAATGTATGAAAAAAATCTTTTAGGAGTAAAAACTAAAGAAGGTTTTTATGAATACACAGGACGTGATAAATATCCAAATTCTCATGTTACTTCAATGCTAGAAAACAATGGTAGAATTTTTGAAGATGAAGAGATAGTTCAAAGATGTCTTTATATTATGATAAATGAAGCTAGTAGATGCTTAGAAGAAAACATCGTGACAGAAGCTTCAGTTATTGATTTTGCAATGATTACAGGAACTGGTTTTCCTGCATATAAAGGCGGATTATTAAGTTATGCAAATGAAATTGGACTAAAAAATATCTTAGAATCTTTAAGAAAATTTGAAAAAGATTATGGAGAGAGATTTAAGCCTTCAAATCTTTTGGTTAGATTAGTTGAAGAGTATGAAGATTTTGAAACAGGAGAGAGTTTATGGAAGCATTAG
- a CDS encoding PD-(D/E)XK nuclease family protein → MSISIRKQRIMLNKFNKIFSLHKKEQAKEGGTFNICSLLRKTNDEVNLHSKLIYELINPCGSHAQGNKFFKLFITEALELDLDDIDNNKNIVNREDLTDVNRRIDFTIETSKYLIGIEMKIDAGDQDKQLSDYMKELNRRNTKYKQKKEIKLFYLTKFGDMPSEQSLGSLNKDDICLLSFSLDIEWWLSECIKKTNITKLQESIKQYQEIIHRITGQLPKEINNKMDELIKDKNDIETLHVMTQNYTRLWAKKEVDFWNELYNRVSKMTINKKVNKDNNSLEIDLFSDKEFDYKYDIAYEDKIAKIVEKRHHNHYSSFGLFVNIKYKKHIFKIELYQRDNDYMYLEISLIGSRQANKTKDNKILTSLLEKYGYLGHYTKYKHIEYPELYFYAKDVTEPTFELFDDEKFSFYLTEYTKEIKKAIQLIEDNKAEIIP, encoded by the coding sequence ATGTCTATAAGCATTCGTAAACAAAGAATAATGCTAAATAAGTTCAATAAAATTTTCAGTTTACATAAAAAGGAACAGGCTAAGGAAGGTGGAACCTTTAATATATGTTCCTTACTTAGAAAAACAAATGATGAAGTTAACTTACATTCAAAGCTTATCTATGAATTGATTAATCCTTGTGGTAGTCATGCACAAGGAAATAAATTTTTTAAGTTATTTATTACTGAAGCCTTAGAATTAGATTTAGATGATATTGATAATAATAAAAATATTGTAAATAGAGAAGACTTAACAGATGTTAATAGACGAATTGATTTTACAATTGAAACATCTAAATATTTAATTGGTATTGAAATGAAAATTGATGCTGGAGACCAAGATAAACAGTTAAGTGACTACATGAAAGAACTTAACAGAAGAAATACAAAATATAAGCAAAAAAAAGAAATAAAACTATTTTATTTAACGAAATTTGGAGATATGCCAAGTGAACAAAGTTTAGGTTCATTAAATAAAGATGATATTTGTTTATTATCTTTTAGCCTTGATATTGAATGGTGGCTCTCAGAGTGCATTAAAAAAACTAATATAACGAAACTCCAAGAGAGTATTAAACAATATCAAGAAATTATTCATAGGATTACAGGACAATTACCAAAGGAGATTAATAATAAAATGGATGAGTTAATTAAAGATAAAAATGATATTGAAACATTACATGTTATGACTCAAAATTATACAAGACTTTGGGCTAAAAAAGAAGTTGACTTTTGGAATGAGTTATATAACCGTGTAAGTAAAATGACAATTAATAAAAAAGTAAATAAAGATAACAATAGTTTAGAAATTGATTTATTTTCAGATAAAGAATTTGATTATAAATATGATATTGCATATGAAGATAAAATTGCTAAAATTGTTGAAAAAAGACATCATAATCATTATTCGAGTTTTGGATTATTTGTTAATATCAAATATAAAAAACATATTTTTAAAATAGAACTTTATCAAAGAGATAATGATTATATGTATCTTGAAATAAGTTTAATTGGTTCAAGACAAGCAAATAAAACAAAAGATAATAAAATATTAACAAGCTTATTAGAGAAATATGGATATTTAGGGCATTATACTAAATATAAGCATATAGAATATCCAGAACTTTATTTTTATGCAAAAGATGTAACCGAACCAACTTTTGAACTTTTTGATGATGAAAAATTTAGTTTCTATTTAACAGAATATACAAAAGAAATTAAAAAAGCTATACAACTTATTGAAGATAATAAAGCTGAAATTATACCTTAA